Proteins from a single region of Chromobacterium sp. ATCC 53434:
- a CDS encoding OmpA family protein: MNLKQLVLGGAVATLLAACASTKPAEAPAAPVTPAPQSQAPVTAPSTEGNVAMDPLNDPNSPLAKRSVYFAFDSSAVDGEGKAVVANHSDYLKGHDKKVIIQGNTDSRGSREYNLALGQRRAESVKHAMEVLGVKDSQLEAVSFGKEKPKASGSSDTDYAENRRADIVYQGQ, translated from the coding sequence ATGAACTTGAAGCAACTCGTACTCGGCGGCGCAGTCGCCACCCTGCTCGCCGCCTGCGCCAGCACCAAGCCGGCCGAAGCGCCGGCCGCGCCGGTCACCCCGGCTCCGCAAAGCCAGGCGCCGGTCACCGCGCCCAGCACCGAGGGCAATGTGGCGATGGATCCGCTGAACGATCCGAACAGCCCGCTGGCCAAGCGCAGCGTCTACTTCGCCTTCGACTCCTCCGCCGTCGACGGCGAAGGCAAGGCCGTCGTCGCCAATCACTCCGACTACCTGAAGGGCCATGACAAGAAGGTGATCATCCAGGGCAACACCGACTCCCGCGGCAGCCGCGAGTACAACCTGGCGCTGGGCCAGCGCCGCGCCGAAAGCGTCAAGCACGCGATGGAAGTTCTGGGCGTCAAGGACAGCCAGCTCGAAGCGGTCAGCTTCGGCAAGGAAAAACCGAAGGCCTCCGGCAGCTCGGACACCGACTACGCCGAGAACCGCCGCGCCGACATCGTCTACCAGGGCCAGTAA
- the edd gene encoding phosphogluconate dehydratase, which yields MALHPTLSAVTDRIVARSRARRDAYLARVRAAAQQGRVERAQLSCTNLAHAFAAMPDTVKIHLKQEHRPNLAIVSSYNDMLSAHQPLAVFPAWLKEAALSAGATAQFAGGVPAMCDGVTQGQPGMELSLFSRDVIAMSTAVALSHQMFDAALYLGVCDKIVPGLMIGALSFGHLPAVFVPAGPMTTGIANDDKAKVRQLYAEGKVGRDALLESECQSYHGPGTCTFYGTANSNQMLMEIMGLHLPGAAFVNPNTPLREALTRAAAVQGAKIAAQGAEFTPVGEMIDEKSIVNAIVGLLATGGSTNHTMHIVAIARAAGVDVNWDDFDELSAVIPLLVRAYPNGKADVNHFHAAGGMGFVIRELLSAGLLHEDVGTVVGRGLAHYTREPWLDGGELKWRDAPALSGDDSVLRPASNPFSADGGLKLMAGNIGRAVIKVSAVKPEHRVVEAPAVVFHDQNDMLAAFKRGELEKDFVAVIRFQGPRANGMPELHKLTPALTILQERGFKVALVTDGRMSGASGKVPAAIHVSPEALSGGAIGKVRDGDLIRVDAETGELKALVDAAEWAAREQVQADLSHNDYGMGRELFAVFRHGADEAEAGAMSFRHPAWN from the coding sequence ATGGCCTTGCATCCCACCCTGTCCGCCGTTACCGACCGCATCGTCGCGCGCAGCCGCGCGCGCCGCGACGCCTATCTGGCCCGCGTGCGCGCCGCCGCCCAGCAGGGCCGGGTGGAGCGGGCCCAGTTGTCGTGCACCAACCTGGCCCACGCCTTCGCGGCGATGCCGGACACGGTGAAGATCCATCTGAAGCAGGAGCATCGGCCGAATCTGGCCATCGTGTCCTCGTACAACGACATGCTGTCGGCCCACCAGCCGCTGGCGGTCTTTCCGGCCTGGTTGAAGGAGGCGGCGCTGTCCGCCGGCGCCACCGCCCAGTTCGCCGGCGGCGTGCCGGCGATGTGCGACGGCGTGACCCAGGGCCAGCCGGGCATGGAGCTGTCGCTGTTCAGCCGCGATGTGATCGCGATGAGCACCGCGGTGGCGCTGAGCCATCAGATGTTCGACGCCGCGTTGTATCTCGGCGTGTGCGACAAGATCGTGCCGGGCCTGATGATAGGCGCGCTGAGCTTCGGCCACCTGCCGGCGGTCTTCGTGCCGGCCGGTCCGATGACCACCGGCATCGCCAACGACGACAAGGCCAAGGTGCGCCAGTTGTACGCCGAGGGCAAGGTCGGCCGCGACGCGCTCTTGGAGTCGGAATGCCAGTCCTATCACGGCCCCGGCACCTGTACCTTCTACGGCACCGCCAACTCCAACCAGATGCTGATGGAGATCATGGGCCTGCATTTGCCGGGCGCCGCCTTCGTCAACCCGAATACCCCGCTCAGGGAGGCGCTGACCCGCGCCGCCGCCGTGCAGGGCGCGAAGATCGCTGCCCAGGGCGCCGAGTTCACGCCGGTCGGCGAGATGATAGACGAGAAATCCATCGTCAACGCCATCGTCGGCCTGCTGGCCACCGGCGGCTCCACCAACCACACGATGCACATCGTCGCCATCGCCCGCGCGGCCGGCGTCGACGTCAACTGGGACGATTTCGACGAGCTGTCCGCCGTGATCCCGCTGTTGGTGCGCGCCTATCCGAACGGCAAGGCCGACGTCAATCACTTCCACGCCGCCGGCGGCATGGGCTTCGTGATCCGCGAGCTGCTGTCGGCCGGCCTGTTGCACGAGGACGTCGGCACGGTGGTCGGCCGCGGCCTCGCGCATTACACCCGCGAGCCGTGGCTGGACGGCGGCGAGCTGAAATGGCGCGACGCGCCGGCGCTCAGCGGCGACGACAGCGTGCTGCGCCCGGCGTCCAATCCGTTCTCGGCCGATGGCGGCCTGAAGCTGATGGCCGGCAATATCGGCCGCGCGGTGATCAAGGTGTCGGCGGTGAAGCCGGAGCACCGCGTGGTGGAGGCCCCGGCCGTGGTGTTCCACGACCAGAACGACATGCTGGCGGCGTTCAAGCGCGGCGAGCTGGAAAAGGACTTCGTCGCGGTGATCCGCTTCCAGGGTCCGCGCGCCAACGGCATGCCGGAGCTGCACAAGCTGACCCCGGCGCTGACCATTCTGCAGGAGCGCGGCTTCAAGGTGGCGCTGGTCACCGACGGCCGCATGTCCGGCGCGTCCGGCAAGGTGCCGGCGGCCATCCACGTGTCGCCGGAAGCGCTGTCCGGCGGCGCCATCGGCAAGGTTCGCGACGGCGACCTGATACGCGTCGACGCCGAGACCGGCGAGCTGAAGGCCTTGGTCGACGCCGCCGAGTGGGCGGCGCGCGAGCAGGTTCAGGCCGACCTGTCGCACAACGATTACGGCATGGGCCGCGAACTGTTCGCGGTGTTCCGCCACGGCGCCGACGAGGCCGAGGCCGGCGCGATGAGCTTCCGCCACCCGGCCTGGAACTGA
- a CDS encoding class I SAM-dependent methyltransferase, protein MTRHTVALSSALSDYLFDIAVTEHPAQRELREFTAGHRLAKMQISPDQGQFMGWLAKLIGARRYLEIGVFTGYSALTVALAMPDDGQVVACDVSEAFTAIAREYWAKAGVADRIDLRLQPALNTLRELLADGRAGGFDLAFIDADKPGYRDYYEACLELVRPGGVIAIDNIFLSGRVVAPKPEDPPGVHLVHAFNASLKTDPRVHLCVLPIGDGLTLCTRR, encoded by the coding sequence ATGACCCGCCACACCGTCGCGCTCAGCAGCGCCCTCTCCGACTACCTGTTCGACATCGCCGTCACCGAGCATCCGGCTCAGCGCGAATTGCGCGAATTCACCGCCGGCCACCGGCTGGCCAAGATGCAGATCTCGCCGGACCAGGGCCAGTTCATGGGCTGGCTGGCCAAGCTGATCGGCGCGCGCCGCTATCTGGAAATCGGCGTGTTCACCGGCTATAGCGCGCTGACCGTGGCGCTGGCGATGCCGGACGACGGCCAGGTGGTCGCCTGCGACGTCAGCGAGGCCTTCACCGCCATCGCCCGCGAATACTGGGCCAAGGCCGGCGTCGCCGACCGCATAGACCTCAGGCTGCAGCCGGCGCTGAACACCTTGCGCGAATTGCTGGCCGACGGCCGGGCCGGCGGCTTCGACCTGGCCTTCATCGACGCCGACAAGCCGGGCTACCGCGACTACTACGAGGCCTGCCTCGAACTGGTGCGTCCCGGCGGCGTCATCGCCATCGACAACATCTTCCTGTCCGGCCGCGTGGTGGCGCCGAAGCCGGAAGATCCGCCCGGCGTGCACCTGGTGCACGCGTTCAACGCCAGCCTGAAGACCGATCCGCGCGTCCACCTGTGCGTGCTGCCGATAGGCGACGGCCTGACCTTGTGCACGCGCCGCTAG
- a CDS encoding DUF3460 family protein, protein MYQSEFTQFINGFLDKNPEVDSERRELRLTLWDRKLDLDEQRRWKESSVAQKAYVYQPE, encoded by the coding sequence ATGTACCAGTCCGAATTCACCCAATTCATCAACGGCTTCCTGGACAAGAACCCGGAAGTGGACAGCGAGCGCCGCGAACTGCGCCTGACGCTGTGGGACCGCAAGCTGGATCTGGACGAGCAGCGCCGCTGGAAGGAATCCAGCGTGGCGCAAAAAGCCTACGTCTACCAGCCGGAATAA
- a CDS encoding LysR family transcriptional regulator, which produces MDQNHFLGIREFVAIAQTGSFTAAAEMLGITGSALSKRIMRLETRLGSKLLHRTTRRVSLSSQGEVYLASCLRAIATLEDAENYLDAGQQEPVGRVHINLPAAFGRRHVLPILLDLSARHEGLDLSITFSERMVDLIGNGIDLAVRIGRLTDNADLVARQLGEQHLLICGSPAYIARKGMPHAKEDLLRHNCLIDWRRGARHAWHLRNAAGIGEAFDIPVRHEVGDGEAILAATLAGRGLAQLPTWLAHQHLQSGELIPVLHELSGETMPIHVVWPRTHYMHPRMRTIVDTLLRAAQAPGSRWRWDAPPGAA; this is translated from the coding sequence TTGGATCAAAATCACTTTCTCGGCATCCGGGAGTTCGTCGCCATCGCCCAGACCGGCAGTTTCACCGCCGCCGCCGAGATGCTGGGCATCACCGGCTCGGCCCTGAGCAAGCGCATCATGCGGCTGGAAACCCGGCTGGGCAGCAAGCTGTTGCATAGGACCACCCGGAGAGTGAGCCTGAGCAGCCAGGGCGAGGTTTATCTGGCCAGCTGCCTGCGCGCCATCGCCACACTGGAAGATGCGGAGAACTACCTGGATGCCGGGCAGCAGGAACCGGTCGGTCGCGTCCACATCAATCTTCCCGCGGCCTTCGGGCGGCGGCATGTGCTGCCGATACTGCTGGATCTGTCGGCGCGGCACGAAGGCCTGGACCTGTCGATCACCTTCAGCGAGCGCATGGTGGACCTGATCGGCAACGGCATTGACCTGGCCGTGAGGATAGGCAGGCTGACGGACAACGCCGATCTGGTCGCCCGCCAGCTGGGGGAACAGCATTTGCTGATTTGCGGTTCGCCCGCCTATATCGCGCGCAAAGGCATGCCGCATGCCAAGGAAGACCTCTTGCGGCACAATTGCCTGATCGACTGGCGTCGAGGCGCCCGCCATGCCTGGCATCTCAGAAACGCGGCGGGAATCGGCGAAGCTTTCGACATACCGGTGCGGCACGAAGTGGGCGACGGAGAGGCGATTCTGGCCGCGACGTTGGCCGGCCGCGGCCTGGCCCAGCTGCCGACCTGGCTCGCGCACCAGCACTTGCAAAGCGGGGAGCTGATCCCCGTTCTGCATGAGCTGTCCGGCGAGACCATGCCCATCCATGTCGTCTGGCCGCGCACCCATTACATGCATCCCAGGATGAGGACGATTGTCGACACCCTGCTGCGGGCGGCGCAGGCGCCGGGCAGCCGCTGGCGCTGGGATGCGCCCCCCGGGGCGGCTTAA
- a CDS encoding sensor histidine kinase, whose protein sequence is MSRSTPTPLPDFRNLGVMLRILLLPLALLFAAGIEALAGPEPLWRWLQSALALLPGSLLTLALLALAGPWLARRRRGDVWAVLIAGASFALCQWRLLAEPAWPAPLLAMLAAAALLHYLSLRQRALSPAMAEARLAALQARIRPHFLFNSLNAATALIRSRPEQAEDVLVNLAELFRAQMTAPDRASTLAREIELARMYLAIEAERLGPRLRTAWRIEAPLDAALPPLVLQPLVENAVYHGAEQLAGEVEIVVAARLQNGQLELTLDNPAPQTPAPSAGSRMALSNLRERLALFFDAEASLSSELRDGRYRTRIRLPYRRTDRPADDRLN, encoded by the coding sequence ATGTCCCGCTCCACCCCTACGCCGCTGCCGGACTTCCGCAACCTCGGCGTGATGCTGCGCATCCTGCTGCTGCCGCTGGCGCTGCTGTTCGCCGCCGGCATCGAGGCGCTGGCCGGACCCGAACCGCTGTGGCGCTGGCTGCAATCGGCGCTGGCGCTGCTGCCCGGCAGCCTGCTGACGCTGGCGCTGCTGGCGCTGGCCGGCCCGTGGCTGGCGCGGCGGCGCCGCGGCGACGTCTGGGCGGTGCTGATCGCCGGCGCCAGCTTCGCGCTGTGCCAGTGGCGGCTGCTGGCCGAGCCCGCCTGGCCGGCGCCGCTGCTGGCGATGCTGGCGGCGGCGGCGTTGCTGCATTACCTGTCGCTGCGGCAGCGCGCGTTGTCCCCGGCGATGGCCGAGGCCCGGCTGGCGGCGCTGCAGGCGCGGATACGGCCGCATTTCCTGTTCAACAGCCTGAACGCCGCCACCGCGTTGATCCGCTCGCGTCCGGAACAGGCCGAGGACGTGCTGGTCAACCTGGCCGAGCTGTTCCGCGCCCAGATGACGGCGCCCGACCGCGCCTCCACGCTGGCGCGGGAAATCGAGCTGGCCAGAATGTATCTGGCGATCGAGGCCGAGCGGCTGGGCCCTCGGCTGCGGACCGCCTGGCGGATAGAGGCGCCGCTGGACGCGGCGCTGCCGCCGCTGGTGCTGCAGCCGCTGGTGGAGAACGCGGTCTACCACGGCGCCGAGCAACTGGCCGGCGAAGTGGAGATCGTCGTCGCCGCCCGGCTGCAGAACGGCCAGCTGGAACTGACGCTGGACAATCCGGCGCCGCAGACGCCGGCGCCCAGCGCCGGCAGCCGGATGGCGCTGTCCAATCTGCGCGAGCGGCTGGCGCTGTTCTTCGACGCCGAGGCCTCGCTGTCCAGCGAGCTGCGCGACGGCCGCTACCGCACGCGGATCCGCCTGCCGTACCGACGAACCGATAGACCGGCGGACGACAGGCTAAACTAG
- a CDS encoding cell envelope integrity protein TolA, with product MSPQPSSSPRPWTFVASALFHAGVIGLLLWGGLQTTPPPSPAPLALELWTTAPPPPPAVTAPVAPAPAPQPAPEPKPVAATPPADVNLGKKDAPKHETPKPEAKPAAEPEPKKPKREPKPAEPEKKPHDKAKPAEKAQEKKDAKTQTPPAAKPGHKTAKAYNNDADDLLSSLDSTRTSGKPNARSDQAGSKHGVAGGAVNGSGVNAGWIDLVKAKVTPLVQVPPGLSGNPAAVLRVTLLPTLEVKAVQLVKSSGVPAYDDAVQRAVWEAKTFPKLPAGANFNDGYRTFTLTFRPH from the coding sequence ATGAGTCCGCAACCGTCCTCCTCGCCGCGTCCCTGGACCTTCGTCGCGTCGGCGCTGTTCCACGCCGGCGTGATCGGCCTGTTGCTGTGGGGCGGCCTGCAGACCACGCCGCCGCCGAGTCCGGCGCCGCTGGCGCTGGAGTTGTGGACCACCGCGCCGCCGCCGCCTCCGGCAGTGACCGCGCCCGTCGCGCCCGCTCCCGCGCCGCAACCGGCCCCGGAACCGAAACCGGTGGCGGCCACGCCGCCCGCCGACGTCAATCTGGGCAAGAAGGACGCGCCCAAGCACGAGACGCCGAAACCGGAAGCCAAGCCGGCGGCCGAGCCGGAGCCGAAAAAGCCCAAGCGCGAGCCCAAGCCGGCCGAGCCGGAGAAAAAGCCGCACGACAAGGCCAAGCCGGCGGAAAAGGCGCAGGAAAAGAAGGACGCCAAGACCCAGACGCCGCCGGCGGCCAAACCCGGCCACAAGACCGCCAAGGCCTATAACAACGACGCCGACGACCTGCTGTCCAGCCTGGACAGCACGCGCACCAGCGGCAAGCCCAACGCGCGCAGCGACCAGGCCGGCAGCAAGCACGGCGTCGCCGGCGGCGCGGTCAACGGCTCCGGCGTCAACGCCGGCTGGATAGACCTGGTCAAGGCCAAGGTGACGCCGCTGGTGCAGGTGCCGCCGGGCCTCTCCGGCAATCCGGCCGCCGTGCTGCGGGTGACGCTGCTGCCGACGCTGGAAGTCAAAGCGGTGCAACTGGTGAAAAGCAGCGGCGTTCCGGCCTATGATGATGCCGTACAGCGCGCGGTCTGGGAGGCCAAGACTTTCCCCAAACTGCCGGCGGGAGCCAACTTCAACGACGGCTACCGCACGTTTACCCTGACGTTCCGTCCGCATTGA
- the tolB gene encoding Tol-Pal system beta propeller repeat protein TolB, producing the protein MPSLKALLRGVLVAAMLVAGSAHAELNIEIIGGGASRHAISVLPFKDEGPTQGNLTPVIRNDLALSGAFRLVDPSAVANVPFEPADVRYPLWQAAGAQSIAIGKVENVAGGQIKISFRLMDVSQHRQLTGGEFTVTPDRSRQVAHAIADMIYEAITGQKGFFNTRLAYVLKSGRSYSLQISDVDGQRSQTILRSTEPIISPSWSPDGRYIAYVSFASQKPVVWVQDLATGQRRAVANFKGSNSAPAWSPDGGKLAVVLTTSGNSQIYLINAAGGSARRLMYNGAIDTEPTFSPDGSMVYFVSDRSGAPQIYRVPVGGGDAQRVTWEGNYNVSPKLAPDGKTLAYIRRSAGNFRVMSQDLATNDTRLLSDGSYSERPSFAPNGRMVLYSSEAGGKSVLYAATADGSSKVKLAVLNGDVQDPAWGPFNNP; encoded by the coding sequence ATGCCGAGTTTGAAAGCCCTGCTGCGGGGCGTGCTGGTGGCGGCGATGCTGGTCGCCGGCAGCGCCCACGCCGAACTGAATATCGAAATCATAGGCGGCGGCGCCAGCCGCCACGCCATCTCCGTGCTGCCGTTCAAGGACGAGGGCCCGACCCAGGGCAATCTGACGCCGGTGATACGCAACGACCTGGCGCTGTCCGGCGCCTTCCGCCTGGTGGACCCGTCGGCCGTCGCCAACGTGCCGTTCGAACCGGCCGACGTGCGCTATCCGCTGTGGCAGGCGGCCGGCGCCCAGTCCATCGCCATCGGCAAGGTGGAAAACGTCGCCGGCGGCCAGATCAAGATCAGCTTCCGGCTGATGGACGTGTCGCAGCACAGGCAGCTGACCGGCGGCGAGTTCACCGTGACGCCGGACCGCAGCCGCCAGGTGGCGCACGCGATCGCCGACATGATCTACGAGGCCATCACCGGCCAGAAGGGCTTCTTCAACACCCGTCTGGCCTATGTGCTGAAGTCCGGCCGCAGTTACTCGCTGCAGATTTCCGACGTCGACGGCCAGCGCAGCCAGACCATTCTGCGCTCGACCGAGCCGATCATCTCGCCGAGCTGGAGCCCGGACGGCCGCTACATCGCCTACGTGTCCTTCGCCAGCCAGAAGCCGGTGGTATGGGTGCAGGATCTGGCCACCGGCCAGCGCCGCGCGGTGGCCAACTTCAAGGGCAGCAACTCGGCCCCGGCCTGGAGCCCCGACGGCGGCAAGCTCGCCGTGGTGCTGACCACCAGCGGCAATTCGCAGATCTATCTGATCAACGCCGCCGGCGGTTCGGCGCGGCGGCTGATGTACAACGGCGCCATCGACACCGAGCCGACCTTCAGCCCGGACGGCTCCATGGTCTACTTCGTGTCCGACCGCAGCGGCGCGCCGCAAATCTACCGGGTGCCGGTCGGCGGCGGCGACGCCCAGCGCGTGACCTGGGAGGGCAATTACAATGTTTCGCCCAAACTGGCGCCGGACGGCAAGACTCTGGCCTATATCCGACGCTCCGCCGGCAATTTCCGTGTGATGTCGCAGGATTTGGCAACTAATGACACTCGTCTATTGTCAGATGGTAGTTACAGCGAACGCCCCAGCTTCGCGCCGAACGGCCGCATGGTGCTGTACTCCAGCGAAGCCGGCGGCAAGAGCGTGCTGTACGCCGCCACAGCCGACGGCAGCAGCAAGGTGAAGCTGGCCGTGCTCAACGGTGATGTTCAGGACCCGGCATGGGGTCCGTTTAATAATCCTTGA
- a CDS encoding biopolymer transporter ExbD, producing MLNRRPRRQINQMNVVPYIDVMLVLLVIFMVTAPMFTPGVIDVPSVSEAPAIDVRPLEVTVDAAGKIELVDGEQKSRVDSLDDLASQLQAMIGAGQRPVAISADANLKYADVVKIADRLHQAGIKRVALTVKQISKQ from the coding sequence ATGCTGAACCGCCGCCCCCGCCGCCAGATCAACCAGATGAACGTCGTGCCCTATATCGACGTGATGCTGGTGCTGCTGGTGATCTTCATGGTCACCGCCCCGATGTTCACGCCCGGCGTGATCGACGTGCCCAGCGTCTCCGAGGCGCCGGCCATCGACGTGCGCCCGCTGGAAGTCACCGTGGACGCCGCCGGCAAGATCGAGCTGGTCGACGGCGAGCAGAAGAGCCGCGTCGACTCGCTCGACGACCTCGCCAGCCAGCTGCAGGCGATGATAGGCGCCGGCCAGCGGCCGGTGGCCATCTCCGCCGACGCCAATCTCAAATACGCCGACGTGGTGAAGATCGCCGACCGGCTGCACCAGGCCGGGATCAAGCGCGTGGCGCTGACCGTCAAGCAAATCAGCAAGCAATGA
- the ybgF gene encoding tol-pal system protein YbgF, which translates to MKRIAISSALLLILTGCASSSDLEETRRQLAQVNQQASTRIAAVETKLSNDKLLEMVNQVDTLKAEVAKLRGDVEVLNYNLQTTQKRQNDLYNDLDGRLAHLEGGPGKQDASQPAAQQAAAGDSQAAPDYDKALNLLRARDFPHAINALALFIQQNPQAPQAAEASYWLGVAHTAMRQYDAAIDIHRRFVEQYPNNHFAPDALRNIGNCQRDLGQMDQAKNTFRRLIKLYPKTDAAQKAKQALARM; encoded by the coding sequence ATGAAACGGATCGCCATCAGTAGCGCCCTCCTGTTGATCCTGACCGGCTGCGCCAGCTCCAGCGACCTGGAGGAAACCCGCCGCCAGCTGGCCCAGGTGAATCAGCAGGCCAGCACCCGCATCGCCGCGGTGGAAACCAAGCTGTCCAACGACAAGCTGCTGGAGATGGTCAACCAGGTCGACACGCTGAAGGCCGAAGTCGCCAAGCTGCGCGGCGACGTCGAAGTGCTGAACTACAATCTGCAAACCACGCAGAAACGCCAGAACGACCTGTACAACGACCTGGACGGCCGCCTCGCCCACCTCGAGGGCGGACCGGGCAAGCAGGACGCCTCGCAGCCAGCCGCCCAGCAGGCCGCCGCCGGCGACAGCCAGGCCGCGCCCGACTACGACAAGGCGCTGAACCTGTTGCGCGCGCGCGACTTCCCGCACGCCATCAACGCGCTGGCGCTGTTCATCCAGCAGAACCCGCAGGCGCCGCAGGCCGCCGAGGCCAGCTACTGGCTGGGCGTCGCCCATACCGCGATGCGCCAGTACGACGCCGCGATCGACATCCATCGCCGCTTCGTCGAACAGTACCCGAACAACCATTTCGCGCCGGACGCCTTGCGCAATATCGGCAACTGCCAGCGCGACCTCGGCCAGATGGACCAGGCGAAGAACACCTTCCGCCGCCTGATCAAGCTGTATCCGAAAACCGACGCGGCGCAAAAGGCCAAGCAGGCGCTGGCCAGAATGTGA
- a CDS encoding TMEM175 family protein, translated as MEKNRLEAFSDGVIAIIITIMVLELKVPHGTDWQSLAPLLPVFLSYLLSFIYVGIYWNNHHHFYHATHRVDGRVLWANLHLLFWMSLIPFVTGWMGENHYAPLPVAMYGAVLLMCAIAWWIMQQALLCLPGNRTRLSEALGGDIKGKISPLCYLLAIGLAWYQTWLSGLLYLAVALMWLAPDRRIEKMLYPDEDAC; from the coding sequence ATGGAGAAGAACCGGCTGGAGGCATTCAGCGACGGCGTGATCGCCATCATCATCACCATCATGGTGCTGGAGCTGAAAGTGCCGCACGGCACCGACTGGCAGTCGCTGGCGCCGCTGCTGCCGGTCTTCCTCAGCTACCTGCTCAGCTTCATCTATGTCGGCATCTACTGGAACAACCACCACCACTTCTACCACGCCACCCACCGCGTCGACGGCCGGGTGCTGTGGGCCAATCTGCACCTGCTGTTCTGGATGTCGCTGATTCCCTTCGTCACCGGCTGGATGGGCGAAAACCACTACGCGCCGCTGCCGGTCGCGATGTACGGCGCGGTGCTGCTGATGTGCGCGATCGCCTGGTGGATCATGCAGCAGGCGCTGCTGTGCCTGCCCGGCAACCGCACCCGGCTGTCCGAGGCGCTGGGCGGCGACATCAAGGGCAAGATCTCGCCGCTGTGCTACCTGCTGGCGATCGGCCTCGCCTGGTACCAGACCTGGCTGTCCGGCCTGCTGTACCTGGCGGTGGCGCTGATGTGGCTGGCGCCGGACCGCCGCATCGAGAAGATGCTGTATCCGGACGAAGACGCCTGCTGA
- a CDS encoding bifunctional 4-hydroxy-2-oxoglutarate aldolase/2-dehydro-3-deoxy-phosphogluconate aldolase yields MDALSVLRQGPVVPVIIVNDAAVAVDLARALVNGGIRVLEVTLRTKAALAAMRRMRDEVPEAIVGAGTLRNRAQLEAAVDAGAQFGISPGFSAELASAARASSLTLIPGIATPSEAMWAQDEGFNTLKLFPAEAVGGVKLLKSLASPFPDLRFCPTGGIDIKKAPEYLALPNVLAVGGSWLTPDDAIAARDWDRITELAREACQLSRG; encoded by the coding sequence ATGGATGCACTGTCTGTACTGCGCCAGGGCCCGGTGGTTCCGGTGATCATCGTCAACGACGCCGCGGTGGCGGTGGACCTGGCCCGCGCGCTGGTGAACGGCGGCATCAGGGTGCTGGAAGTGACGCTGCGCACCAAGGCGGCGCTGGCGGCGATGCGCCGGATGCGCGACGAAGTGCCGGAAGCCATCGTCGGCGCCGGCACGCTGCGCAACCGCGCCCAGCTGGAGGCGGCGGTCGACGCCGGCGCCCAGTTCGGCATCAGCCCCGGTTTCTCCGCCGAGCTGGCCTCGGCGGCGCGCGCGTCCAGCCTGACGCTGATTCCCGGCATCGCCACGCCGTCGGAGGCGATGTGGGCGCAGGACGAGGGCTTCAACACGCTGAAGCTGTTCCCGGCCGAGGCGGTCGGCGGCGTCAAGCTGTTGAAGTCGCTGGCCAGCCCCTTCCCCGACCTGCGCTTCTGCCCGACCGGCGGCATCGACATCAAGAAGGCACCGGAATACCTGGCATTGCCGAATGTGCTGGCCGTCGGCGGCAGCTGGCTGACGCCGGACGACGCCATCGCCGCCCGCGACTGGGACCGCATCACCGAACTCGCCCGCGAGGCCTGCCAGCTGTCCCGCGGCTGA
- a CDS encoding 3-oxoacyl-ACP reductase family protein — translation MEGIARLVSMIDGIWSRHMSKTKFLQGKIAFVQGGSRGIGAAIVRRLAAEGAAVGFSYASSVEKAEALADEVRAAGGRAYAIRADSADEAAVRQALRDGVERFGGLDILVNNAGVLPWGSIEALPLEAFDRAMAINVRSVFVASQEAARHIGDGGRIINIGSVNADRIPVAGGAVYAMSKAALVGLTKGMARDLGPRHITVNNVQPGPVDTDMNPADGESAARLRALMALDRYGRADEIAGLVAYLAGPEAGYVTGASLNIDGGFSA, via the coding sequence ATGGAAGGCATCGCCCGCCTCGTTTCAATGATCGACGGAATCTGGAGCCGGCATATGAGCAAGACGAAATTCCTACAGGGCAAGATCGCATTCGTGCAGGGTGGTTCGCGCGGCATTGGCGCGGCCATTGTCAGACGGTTGGCGGCCGAGGGGGCCGCAGTCGGTTTTAGTTACGCATCGTCGGTGGAAAAGGCCGAGGCGCTGGCCGACGAGGTCCGCGCGGCGGGGGGCAGGGCCTATGCCATTCGCGCCGACAGCGCCGACGAGGCCGCGGTGCGACAGGCTTTGCGCGATGGGGTGGAACGCTTCGGCGGGCTGGACATCCTGGTCAATAATGCCGGCGTCTTGCCATGGGGATCGATCGAGGCGCTCCCGCTGGAGGCATTCGACCGGGCGATGGCGATCAATGTGCGCAGCGTGTTCGTCGCCAGCCAGGAGGCCGCGCGCCATATCGGCGACGGCGGCCGGATCATCAATATCGGCAGCGTCAACGCGGATCGCATCCCGGTTGCCGGCGGGGCGGTCTACGCGATGAGCAAGGCCGCCTTGGTCGGCTTGACCAAGGGCATGGCGCGCGATTTGGGGCCGCGCCATATCACCGTGAACAATGTGCAACCCGGCCCCGTCGATACGGACATGAACCCGGCGGACGGCGAGTCCGCCGCGCGGCTGAGGGCCCTGATGGCTCTGGACCGCTATGGCAGGGCGGATGAAATCGCCGGTCTGGTCGCCTATCTTGCCGGTCCGGAGGCGGGATACGTCACCGGAGCGAGTCTTAACATAGACGGCGGATTCTCGGCGTAA